A region of the Acidobacteriota bacterium genome:
GCTCCCGGTTTCTGGATTTTTCTCTTAGTTCGTGGTGCAGTTCCAGCTGCTGCCGCGCCTCGTCCATCCGCCCGAGCTGCCGGTAGGCGGTCCCCAGGTAGTAGCGGGCCTCCGCATGGGCGGGGTAGGCCCTCAGCACCTGTTCCATGTACTGGGCCGTCTTCCCGTAGTCCCCTTGCCGGGAACGCAGGGTGCCGAGGAAGAACATACAGTCGAGTTGTGTCCTGCGATCCCGATCGCGTTTTGGCGTCACGACCAGGCACGAGCGGAACCGCTCTTCCGCCGCTTCCAGTCGGTTCAGTTGTCGCAGCACCCAACCGTCGTGGTAGAGCGCGTTGAGATAGTCGGGCTCCAACGCCAACGCCTTCGTGTACCAGGTCGATGCCTCTTCGAACCGGTTCTGCCGGAAATAGACGTTGCCGATGTTGTTCATCGCCTTGGCGTGGTCGGGTCGCAATTCAAGGACCCGGTGGTAGGCCTCGAGAGCCTCGTCCCACTGCTTGTCGGCAGAGTGGGCCCGCCCGAGATCCAGCCAGTGGTCGGGGTCCTCCTGGGCCACAAGTGGACCGGAAACCAGCAACAACCATAGGACCATGCCCCTCAATCGCGACCTCCTCATGAAGTCTATAAT
Encoded here:
- a CDS encoding tetratricopeptide repeat protein; translated protein: MVLWLLLVSGPLVAQEDPDHWLDLGRAHSADKQWDEALEAYHRVLELRPDHAKAMNNIGNVYFRQNRFEEASTWYTKALALEPDYLNALYHDGWVLRQLNRLEAAEERFRSCLVVTPKRDRDRRTQLDCMFFLGTLRSRQGDYGKTAQYMEQVLRAYPAHAEARYYLGTAYRQLGRMDEARQQLELHHELREKSRNREPIARDPAP